The Gordonibacter urolithinfaciens genome contains a region encoding:
- a CDS encoding four helix bundle protein, with protein sequence MNRSNDAFDFAIRVAELVRYLREKPERFPLAAEMLAAGVRAGMAARDLEDLAGAAQASRAREAAAAIEEVSYYLEMAVRSGYLTELEAARVRQMGTELQEVLAGEPPPPPPPADQPSPDRPDQGASS encoded by the coding sequence ATGAACCGATCGAACGATGCGTTCGACTTCGCTATCCGCGTGGCCGAGCTCGTGCGGTACTTGCGAGAAAAGCCCGAGCGCTTTCCCCTTGCCGCCGAAATGCTGGCCGCCGGCGTGCGCGCGGGCATGGCGGCGCGTGATCTGGAAGATCTGGCCGGCGCCGCCCAGGCGTCCCGTGCCCGCGAGGCCGCAGCCGCCATCGAAGAGGTGAGCTACTACCTGGAGATGGCCGTGCGCTCCGGCTACCTGACCGAGCTCGAAGCTGCTCGCGTCCGCCAAATGGGAACCGAACTGCAGGAAGTGCTGGCCGGAGAACCCCCGCCCCCGCCCCCTCCTGCCGACCAGCCCTCCCCCGACCGCCCAGACCAAGGAGCCTCCTCATGA
- a CDS encoding alkyl/aryl-sulfatase, translating to MTSNHRIDRRTFIAGTFATGALVAAGAAVCGCSANGASGGGGSSAAAGSALGNLTADPKPATEATRDANDAVYALLDFSDEREREFASRGLIAAPDALEIADDAGKVVWSQKAYAFLDGADGQPAGAPDTANPSLWRNAQLNHLFGLFEVADGIYQVRGYDMTNITFVRGETGWIVFDPLMSCECSRAAFALVTEHLGERPITGIVMSHPHVDHYGGIKGIVSEEDVAAHSIPLIVPSGFAEHAVAENVYAGNAMGRRAGYQYGTFLEPGPQGKLSIGIGMGQSTGTVSYIAPNDLITATGETREVDGVLMEFQMTPGTEAPAEMNTWFPQFKALWVAENCTATLHNLYTLRGAEVRDGNAWANYLMETLARYGDLAEVTFQAHNWPHWGAEFIREYLVNTAAMYKFIADQTLMYLNQGLTSNEIAHLIQLPPALERSWYTRQYYGTIAHNAKAVYQKYMGWYDANPVHLNALPPGESAGKFVEYFGDADAVLAKAQADFDDGQYQWVAEVTNLLVFADPSNQPARLLCADALEQLGYAAESGPWRNAYLTAAKELRGGVDADPKFRASGSADILRAMTPDMMLDYLGILLDANAAADLDLVVNLAFTDDDPYALTVRAGVVLYERGVQYADADATLTPPRLDLFAILNRDENAQAKSIQVDGDPDVLKKLTEHLVDFDFFFNIVEPQK from the coding sequence ATGACCAGCAATCATCGCATCGATCGACGCACGTTCATCGCCGGGACGTTCGCAACCGGGGCGCTCGTGGCCGCCGGGGCCGCCGTGTGCGGCTGCTCGGCCAACGGCGCGAGCGGCGGGGGCGGCTCCTCCGCCGCCGCAGGCTCCGCGCTCGGTAACCTCACGGCCGATCCCAAGCCGGCCACCGAAGCCACGCGCGACGCCAACGACGCCGTGTACGCGCTGCTCGACTTCTCCGACGAGCGGGAGCGCGAATTCGCCAGCCGGGGGCTCATCGCCGCGCCGGACGCGCTCGAGATCGCGGACGACGCCGGCAAGGTGGTGTGGAGCCAGAAAGCCTACGCGTTTCTGGACGGAGCCGACGGCCAACCGGCCGGCGCGCCCGACACCGCCAACCCCAGCCTCTGGCGCAACGCGCAGCTGAACCACCTGTTCGGCCTGTTCGAGGTCGCCGACGGCATCTACCAGGTGCGCGGCTACGACATGACCAACATCACGTTCGTGCGCGGCGAGACGGGCTGGATCGTGTTCGACCCGCTCATGAGCTGCGAATGCTCGCGCGCAGCCTTCGCCTTGGTGACCGAGCACCTGGGTGAGCGACCCATCACCGGCATCGTGATGAGCCATCCACACGTCGACCATTACGGCGGCATCAAGGGAATCGTCAGCGAGGAGGACGTGGCCGCGCACAGCATCCCCCTCATCGTCCCCAGCGGCTTCGCGGAGCACGCCGTGGCCGAGAACGTGTATGCCGGCAACGCGATGGGCCGCCGCGCGGGGTATCAGTACGGCACGTTTTTGGAGCCGGGGCCGCAAGGCAAGCTCTCCATCGGCATCGGCATGGGGCAGTCCACCGGCACTGTGTCCTACATCGCACCGAACGACCTGATCACGGCCACGGGCGAGACGCGCGAGGTTGACGGCGTGCTCATGGAGTTCCAGATGACGCCCGGCACCGAGGCACCAGCCGAGATGAACACGTGGTTCCCCCAGTTCAAAGCCCTGTGGGTGGCCGAGAACTGCACGGCCACGCTGCACAACCTGTACACGCTGCGCGGCGCCGAGGTGCGCGACGGCAACGCATGGGCGAACTACCTCATGGAAACGCTCGCGCGCTACGGCGACCTGGCCGAGGTGACGTTCCAAGCGCACAACTGGCCGCACTGGGGCGCCGAGTTCATCCGCGAGTACCTGGTGAACACCGCCGCGATGTACAAGTTCATCGCCGACCAGACGCTCATGTACTTGAACCAGGGGCTCACGTCAAACGAGATCGCGCACCTGATCCAACTGCCGCCCGCGCTCGAGCGAAGCTGGTACACGCGCCAGTACTACGGCACCATCGCGCACAACGCGAAAGCCGTCTACCAGAAGTACATGGGCTGGTACGACGCGAACCCCGTGCACCTGAACGCGCTGCCGCCGGGGGAGTCGGCGGGCAAGTTCGTCGAGTACTTCGGCGACGCGGATGCCGTGCTGGCGAAGGCCCAGGCCGACTTCGACGACGGCCAGTACCAATGGGTGGCCGAAGTGACGAACCTGCTCGTGTTCGCCGACCCGTCCAACCAGCCCGCCCGCCTGCTGTGCGCCGACGCGCTCGAGCAGCTAGGCTACGCGGCCGAGTCCGGCCCGTGGCGCAACGCCTACCTCACCGCCGCAAAGGAGCTGCGCGGCGGCGTGGACGCCGACCCGAAGTTCCGCGCCAGCGGAAGCGCCGACATCCTACGCGCCATGACGCCCGACATGATGCTGGACTACCTGGGCATCCTGCTCGACGCGAACGCGGCCGCCGACCTCGACCTCGTGGTGAACCTCGCGTTCACCGACGACGACCCCTACGCGCTCACCGTGCGCGCGGGCGTCGTGCTCTACGAGCGCGGCGTGCAGTATGCGGACGCCGACGCCACGCTCACCCCGCCGCGCCTGGACCTGTTCGCCATCCTCAACCGCGACGAGAACGCCCAAGCGAAGAGCATCCAGGTGGACGGCGACCCCGACGTGCTGAAGAAGCTCACCGAGCACCTGGTCGACTTCGACTTCTTCTTCAACATCGTGGAGCCGCAAAAATAG
- a CDS encoding ATP-binding protein, which translates to MPHANLKPDGYLPRIVDEQVAHYLRVFGAVEVAGAKWCGKTWTALAHGSSVSYVENDLGIAKEDPSLMLLGERPHVVDEWQLAPSIWDAVRHGVDAQRGLRGGWILTGSSTPVSRGGGEDAPKHSGAGRIGRVRMLPMSLAESGESACTVSLACLFEGEFTSSKVPSDTLELVRLACRGGWPEGIDLDAEDAQLLARDYLRLLFSESVPRHGKDGRAARKLVASLARNLGQSPTYKTILADMYGEEDEPGALMSEVTLASYLDLLNRLYLTEEVEGWVPPRRSRKRLSVKPKRYFADPSLAVATLGMSPQSLLDDWQTFGLVFENLCMRDLMVYARALPLAGDVPVRYYRDDAGLEADAIVELADGRWAAFEFKVGESKVGEGVASLKRLRKKVSENPKARTSPPEFLAVIAGVSEYARKVEDGVYVIPLRALCA; encoded by the coding sequence ATGCCTCATGCCAACCTCAAGCCCGACGGTTATCTGCCTCGCATCGTGGACGAGCAGGTTGCGCATTATTTGCGCGTGTTCGGCGCCGTCGAGGTGGCGGGCGCGAAATGGTGCGGCAAGACGTGGACGGCTCTAGCTCATGGATCGAGCGTCAGCTACGTGGAAAACGATCTGGGCATCGCCAAAGAAGACCCCTCTCTTATGTTGTTGGGAGAGAGGCCTCATGTGGTGGACGAGTGGCAGCTGGCTCCTTCCATCTGGGATGCCGTTCGGCATGGCGTAGACGCGCAGCGCGGTTTGCGGGGCGGGTGGATATTGACAGGCTCTTCGACGCCCGTATCTCGAGGAGGCGGCGAAGACGCCCCGAAGCACAGCGGCGCCGGGCGGATCGGGCGGGTGCGCATGCTTCCGATGAGCTTGGCCGAATCGGGCGAGTCGGCATGCACGGTATCGCTCGCCTGCCTGTTCGAAGGGGAGTTCACGTCGAGCAAGGTGCCTTCGGACACGCTCGAGCTCGTTAGGCTCGCCTGTCGGGGAGGGTGGCCCGAAGGGATCGACCTCGACGCTGAAGACGCCCAACTGCTCGCCCGCGATTATCTGAGGCTCCTTTTCTCGGAAAGCGTTCCCCGGCACGGCAAGGACGGGAGAGCAGCTCGGAAACTGGTGGCATCGCTTGCGCGCAACCTCGGGCAGTCGCCCACCTACAAGACGATCCTCGCCGACATGTACGGCGAGGAAGACGAGCCCGGGGCGCTTATGTCGGAGGTGACCCTCGCCTCGTACCTCGACTTGTTGAACCGTCTGTATTTGACGGAGGAGGTGGAAGGGTGGGTTCCTCCTCGACGTTCTCGGAAGCGCCTCTCCGTCAAGCCGAAGCGCTACTTTGCCGATCCTTCCTTGGCGGTCGCGACGCTTGGCATGTCCCCGCAGTCGCTTTTGGATGACTGGCAGACGTTCGGGCTCGTGTTCGAGAATCTCTGCATGCGGGACCTCATGGTGTATGCCCGTGCCCTCCCTTTGGCTGGCGACGTGCCGGTTCGCTACTATCGCGACGATGCCGGCCTCGAAGCCGACGCCATCGTGGAGCTGGCGGATGGGCGTTGGGCGGCCTTCGAGTTCAAGGTGGGTGAGTCGAAAGTCGGAGAGGGCGTGGCCAGCCTCAAGCGGCTGCGTAAGAAGGTGTCGGAGAACCCGAAGGCGAGAACTAGCCCTCCAGAGTTCCTCGCCGTCATAGCGGGCGTGTCGGAGTACGCGCGGAAGGTCGAGGACGGCGTGTACGTGATTCCTTTGCGTGCCCTATGTGCTTGA
- a CDS encoding helix-turn-helix transcriptional regulator: protein MNRDDAELILSEKFAPADLPDVCAPRLRVVDAIGRAVRTRRFVYLGAPAGSGKTVSALLWLKKAKRACVWIGLDRYDDVPSVFYKQLATGLYSIQPDNAGMRAVLESPTFSASPVEHTVQLVMEMRPLERRYALVVDDLHLIRNREIVKSLPAVLRRLPGAFAVLLLSRAELPEEWRTLGGAEGPAVLGADDLRFAPDEIRGYFNALGRFPTPDETRLVHAATEGWAIGVAALAKSDRTDGRNGHYLFASYFEEQVWGAWDDQLRSFCLATSVAEEYDPTLAALLSGRDDAREVMERLARTNTFLSRLHGDTYRYHHLFRDFLREKAAEAGVDRVVLCKRAAEHFRDRHDYTRALRFWFESGDFSGMDTYLLLFLFENARGSVADYADFLRTLDIESLPADAYRVCPPLRVLAAWYFYLTSQRTAFEHHLDELYRALPHIAASDSRFMEFALLAYSVDHRTTIIEKARKFSLFGRFVKRFTPAGLATEIASFTHNLPYPHRSNVDYSAIVLEDGGMELIGRTFAPLLGAEWGYVRPLLPACFAYERNRLDEALAGLRETEKALVPENREDGRACIMVMKHATLWQMERESEAAAALDDLVALTEAEAPHFLPNLKAYRAKLALFDADKRAARAWLDEYFVTDVERIVFVRSFQHFTTARALIVLGEADEAERLLERLRAFGRSFNRPLDVGEACALLAALLWAARRRAEAVDVLIEGMEALAPYGFFRVVADEGAAVEPVLKSLVERLARSGYDGPLERAFVQEAYLAAHDRARRFRGVCANLGVRTKPVKLSPQQKRVLELLARGLRNSEIAAETGLSLPTVKSHVQATYRKLDVHAAPDAVLRARELGLL from the coding sequence ATGAACCGCGACGACGCAGAGCTGATTCTCAGCGAGAAGTTCGCACCGGCGGACCTTCCCGACGTGTGCGCGCCGCGCCTGCGGGTGGTGGACGCCATCGGCCGAGCCGTCCGCACGCGGCGCTTCGTGTACCTGGGCGCGCCGGCGGGCAGCGGCAAGACGGTGTCGGCGCTGCTGTGGCTGAAGAAGGCGAAGCGCGCGTGCGTGTGGATCGGCCTCGACCGCTACGACGACGTGCCCTCGGTGTTCTACAAGCAGCTGGCGACGGGGCTCTACTCCATCCAGCCGGATAACGCGGGCATGCGCGCCGTGCTTGAAAGCCCGACGTTCTCCGCGTCGCCCGTGGAGCACACGGTGCAGCTGGTGATGGAGATGCGCCCGCTCGAGCGCCGCTACGCGCTGGTCGTCGACGACCTGCACCTCATTCGCAACCGCGAGATCGTCAAATCGCTGCCTGCCGTGCTCCGCCGCCTGCCCGGCGCGTTCGCCGTGCTGCTGCTGTCGCGCGCCGAGCTGCCCGAGGAATGGCGCACGCTCGGCGGCGCGGAGGGCCCGGCGGTGCTCGGAGCGGACGATCTGCGATTCGCGCCCGACGAGATACGCGGCTACTTCAACGCGCTCGGCCGCTTTCCCACGCCCGACGAGACGCGTCTCGTGCACGCGGCCACCGAGGGGTGGGCCATCGGCGTGGCGGCGCTCGCGAAGTCGGATCGCACGGACGGACGCAACGGCCACTACCTGTTCGCGAGCTATTTCGAAGAGCAGGTGTGGGGTGCTTGGGACGACCAGCTGCGCTCGTTCTGCCTGGCCACCAGCGTGGCAGAGGAGTACGACCCGACGTTGGCGGCACTGCTGTCCGGGCGCGACGACGCCCGGGAGGTCATGGAGCGCCTCGCCCGCACGAACACCTTCCTCTCGCGGTTGCACGGCGACACGTACCGTTACCATCACCTGTTCCGCGATTTTCTGCGCGAGAAGGCCGCGGAGGCGGGCGTGGACCGCGTGGTGCTCTGCAAGCGCGCGGCCGAGCACTTCCGCGACCGGCACGACTACACGCGCGCCTTGCGGTTCTGGTTCGAGAGCGGCGATTTCTCCGGCATGGACACCTACCTGCTGCTGTTCCTGTTCGAGAACGCGCGCGGCTCGGTTGCCGACTACGCGGACTTCCTGCGCACGCTCGATATCGAGTCGCTTCCCGCCGACGCGTACCGCGTGTGCCCGCCTTTGCGCGTGCTGGCCGCGTGGTACTTCTATCTCACCAGCCAGCGCACGGCGTTCGAGCACCACCTGGACGAGCTGTACCGAGCCCTGCCGCACATCGCGGCGTCGGATTCGCGGTTCATGGAGTTCGCGCTTCTGGCCTACAGCGTGGACCACCGCACCACCATCATCGAGAAGGCGCGGAAATTCTCGCTGTTCGGCCGGTTCGTGAAGCGCTTCACCCCGGCGGGGCTGGCCACCGAGATCGCGTCGTTCACGCACAACCTGCCCTATCCGCATCGCAGCAACGTGGATTACTCGGCCATCGTGCTGGAGGACGGCGGCATGGAGCTGATCGGCCGCACGTTCGCGCCGCTGCTGGGGGCGGAATGGGGTTACGTGCGTCCGCTGCTGCCCGCGTGCTTCGCCTACGAGCGCAATCGGCTGGACGAGGCGCTCGCCGGGCTGCGCGAAACCGAGAAGGCGCTCGTGCCGGAGAACCGCGAGGACGGGCGCGCGTGCATCATGGTGATGAAGCACGCGACGTTATGGCAGATGGAGCGCGAATCGGAGGCTGCGGCCGCGCTCGATGACCTCGTGGCGCTCACGGAGGCGGAAGCGCCGCATTTCCTACCCAACCTGAAAGCGTACCGAGCGAAGCTCGCGCTGTTCGATGCGGACAAGCGCGCAGCGCGTGCGTGGCTGGACGAGTACTTCGTCACCGACGTCGAGCGCATCGTGTTCGTGCGCTCGTTCCAGCACTTCACCACCGCGCGAGCGCTCATCGTGCTCGGGGAGGCGGACGAGGCCGAACGCCTGCTGGAACGCTTGCGCGCGTTCGGGCGGTCGTTCAACCGCCCGCTCGACGTGGGCGAGGCGTGCGCGCTCCTGGCGGCGCTGTTGTGGGCCGCGCGTCGTCGGGCCGAGGCTGTGGACGTGCTGATCGAGGGGATGGAAGCGCTCGCGCCTTACGGGTTCTTCCGCGTGGTGGCCGACGAGGGCGCGGCGGTGGAGCCGGTGCTGAAGAGCCTGGTCGAGCGTCTGGCGCGCTCGGGCTACGACGGGCCGCTCGAGCGCGCGTTCGTGCAGGAGGCCTACCTGGCCGCGCACGATCGCGCGCGGCGCTTCCGCGGCGTATGCGCCAACCTCGGCGTGCGCACCAAGCCGGTGAAGCTGTCGCCGCAGCAGAAGCGCGTGCTCGAACTGCTCGCGCGCGGCCTGCGCAATTCCGAGATCGCCGCCGAGACCGGCTTGTCGCTGCCCACGGTGAAAAGCCACGTGCAGGCGACCTACCGCAAGCTGGACGTCCACGCCGCGCCCGACGCCGTTCTGCGCGCGCGAGAGCTGGGGCTACTGTAG